AGGAATGCCAACAGGTCCCGCGGAATGCGCTGTCGAAGCCCCAGGTGCGCCCTGGTCACGGTGAAGGTGCCCCAGGCTGTCACGGTGAGACCTGTTGCGAGGCCGCCGGCGAGGCCGAACAGCGTGCCGAAGAACGCCGCGTCCACGACAGTGCCGGAGGTGAGTCCGTCGTCTTCGCTCAGGCCCAGGAGCGCGGTCCAGGCCGGTACCAGACCCAGGACGGCGGTCAGGATGATCTGCCCGAAGGTGCGGCGGTCCCGTGCGAGGACCGTGGCGGGCCCTACCTCGACGGTGAGGTCCGGGTTCGCGGCCGACAACGCGCCGGTGTAAGCGGCCACAGCTCCGACGCCGCTCCCGATGGTGATCCCGGCTCGGAGCCCGGCCAGTGGCGAATCGAAGAGCCCGACCAGGAGACCAGTCCCGAGCCCCGTCAGCAGGCCGATGCTGAGGCCGGAGGCGAACCCTCGCAGGGACCAGCGCAGACGGACGGCCGGCGCCGCGGGTGGATCCATGAACCCGGCGAGAGTGAAAATGAGGCCGATCGTGCCACCGATCACGGATCCGCCGCGGAGTCCGTCCGGGTATCCGCCGAGCACGACGAAGGGAAGTCCGAACATGGTCCCGGCGGGAAGACCCGCGGCAAGGCCGACGGCACGGCGTCGGGTGCGTGGCGGGAGGGCGTGGTGGAGTTCCCACCAGGCGAGGTCGGGACTGCCCGCGCGGTTGGTTTCGAGGTGCCGGGCGAGGAAGACCAGGGTGCGGTGTGCCCGCTCGGCGCTCCATCGGGCCGGTTCCCGGTCGGTGGCGGCGTACGCTGCGGGAATGAAGGCATCGAAGAGATGACCAAGGACTGCGGCTCGGGTCGGGAAGGCCGTGGTGTCGCACAGCCGGCCCGGGTCGGGCGGAGGGGCGGCATGGTTCGCCGGTCCCGGACGCGGGTTGTAGATGGTGCGGGCCAGGAACAGTCCCAGAGGGGTGCTCAGGGCCTGCCCGACAGGCGTGTCCCCGCCCAGCAGTTCCGCCACCCCGCTCCAGCGTTCGGCGGCTGCGGTATGAGCTCCTCCGGCGTCCCGCCTCAGGTAGGCGGCCGCCTCCGCCTGTTCGAGCGGGAGCAGTTGGATTCCGGCGGCACCGTTCAGCCGGACGATGATGCCGCCGCGAGTCAGCGCCGAACGGTATTGCGGGGTCCGGCTCGCGAGAACCATCGGCTGTTCGAGCGGTAGGGCCCGGTTGACCGCGTCCAGGGCCGGGGCCTGCAGCGCTGGGGGAATCTCGTCGAATCCGTCCAGGATGGGCAATACCAGACGGTGTTCCAGCAACGCCTGAGCGAGGTCGGCCGGACGACGACTGGAGGGAGCACTGGCCCAGGGGACGGTCAGGCCGGGGTGGTTCTGCCGGAGTTGCTCGGCCATCCAGGCGTCCAGTTCCTGCAGGTCTGGATTCCAGGAGGCGAGGGAGAACAGCACCGGTACGGGGTCGTGCGGAGTCCGCCGGTCGATGAGGTCGGCCAGCAGGCGCAGGAGAAGCACCGTCTTGCCCGCGCCGGGGCTACCCAGCACCAGGAGGCGGCGCGTGGGGACGCGCCGGGAGAAGACATCACCGATCTCGGCGCCGTTCCCCGCCAGCACGTCCGGACCCGTGGGCCGGTCGGCGAGATCGGACGGCGGACACCCGGGCAGGGAAAGGGCGATGTCAGTCAGCAGGCCCCAGTCCTCGATGAGATCGATGTCCGCCGCACGCCATGCCACCGGCAACGGGTACGGATCATTGATCCGGCGGATCCTCGCCTCGGCGTCCCACTGGATCTTCACCGCCTCGGCCAAGTGGTCGGCGACCGTTCCCAGATCCGTGGCCCGCGACGCGTCGGCGCGGTCGTGCAGGAACGCCTTCCAGGCCAGATAGGCCGGAGGCACGGTGATCAGCAGTGTCACCGCCGTCCCGGGCGTGTCCAGCCCGTAGCGCTGGGAGAGCGCCAAAGCCCCGCCCGCGCACAACACCGTCAGCAGCACATACCAGCGGCCCACGACTCCCGGCCCTGGCGGACTCCCCCCACGTCTCCTGGCTGCCATATTGCTGTGACCAGTGGGGCTCAGGTAAGGGGGCGGCCGTCGTGCCGGTACACCCCGTCGTCCTTCAGCACGGTCATCACCGCGTACTCGGACTCGGCGGCGAACCGCTCCTCGGCCTCGGTCTTCTGCTTCCTCAGTCCCTCATACGGGTCGAACTCGTCCACGCCGGCGCCCCTCTCGCTGCCTTACCCCCGCCGGTCGGCGGCGGTCTTCGGTACAACGACCCGCCCGCACTGCGGATGCGGCGGTCAAACGCGTCGTAGAGGCGAATCCACGGGGCCGACATCACGCTGAAGTCGCTGTATCAGTCACCGCGAAGAGTCGAGAGGCTGAGCCGAATGCCGGCGCGACCCTACACCAGCAACTCCGGTTCGCAGTACCAGACTTGATGGATCGTCGTGAAGCGGCGACCAGTGTCAGTGCGGCGGGATACCGTCCTCACCACGCTGAGGTGAGGGGAGAAACATGCCGAGGAATGCCCGGGCCGAGCAGCTGCGCGAGTACGGCCGGTCCGTGCTGGCGGGGGCCCGCTCGAAGCAAGTCCTGCGCATGGCCCGGCAGGTGAACGCCGCGTCCTACACGAGCGCGCGAGAGTACGCCGGCCGCTCGCTCTTCGAGCTGCTGCAGAACGGCTACGACGCGCATCCGAGGGACCGCCGCGACGGACGGATCCACGTCCTGCTGGACGAGGCGGAGGGCGAATGGGGGACGTTGTACGTCGCCAACGGCGGCACACCCTTCACCTGGCGGAACGTCGAGCGCGTCTGCGAGCTCGCGCAGAGTTCGAAGGACGTCGGCGAGGGCATCGGGAACAAGGGCGTCGGGTTCCGCAGCATCCTGTTGATCAGCGACTCGCCCGAGGTTTACAGCGCGGACCCCGACGGTCCGCTCGGCCCGGAACTGGACGGGTACTGCTTTCGCTTCGCGCAGAGGGCCGACGTGGAGGAGTTCCTCGCCGGTGAGGACAACGCCCACGAAGTGGCCGCCACGTATCCACCGCTCCAGGCACCCCTGCCGCTGGACGATGTGCCCGCGACCTGTCGGCAGCTCGCCGCCGAGGGGTATGTGACCGTCGTCCGGCTGCCCTTGCTGAGCGAGGCCGCCCGGGCCGAGGTCCGGCTGCGGATGCGCGAGCTCGCGGGGGCGAAGGTACCCGTGATGCTGTTCCTCGACCGGCTCGCCGGCCTGACGCTGGAACGGCGGGCCACCGGTGACGAGGCGGGCGAGCGGCACGAGCTGACCCGCTGGGAGGAGCCCTTCGCGGCGCAGGACGGGGCCGGGCACGAGTTTCCCGTCTCCTTCGCGACCGTGCGCCTGGGGGCGTCCGGCACCTTTCTCGTGGCCCGGGGCACCGTGGAGAAGGAACGGCTGAACAGCACGCTCGCCGAGGCCGTCGGTGCCAGGTTGCTCGACGACACGTGGCAGGAGTGGAAGCGGCCCGCTGTCGTCGAGGTCGCGCTCCCGCTGCCCGTCCCACGGCGACCGCGACGCGGGCAGATCTACACCTTCCTGCCGATGGGCGGGGACCAGGCCGCGCCGTTTCCGGGGCACATGAACGCCCCGTTCTTCACCGACTTCGACCGCACCGGGCTCCCCTTCGACAACCCCCTCAACGTGCTGCTGCTCGACGCGGTCGCCGAAACATGTCTGGTGGCCGCCGCGGTACTGCGTGGCGTGCCCGATCCGTCCATGCGGCAGCTGTCCGTGGACCTGGTGAGCTGGGAGAGCGAGAAGGGCTCGCCCGAGCGGCTCCGCGCGGCGGCCCTGCGCGTGCACGGGAGTGAACTCGCCGAGGTGCCGCTCGTGCCCGTCCTCGCCTCGGACGGCGCGCCGCCCGAGGCGGCTTGGGCACCGCCGCGGGACGCGGTCCTGTGGCCGGACCTCGACCTGGCCGTCCTCACGGCACACCGCGCGCACGAGGCCGGGATCGTGGTGGCGGACCCCGGGACCGGCGGCGACCGGCTGAAGCGGCTGGCCACCCTGTGCAAGGCCCTCGCGTGCCCGTGGGAGCCGGGCCCGGAGAACCTCGCCGAGTACGTGGAACGGATCGCCCAGGGCCTTCCCCTCCCCCGGCCCGGTGAACCCCCCGAGCAGTGGAGCGCGCTGTACGTGGACCTGGCCGCCCTCTTCGAGGAAGACGGACGCGTTCTGCGCGGCAGGCGGTTGCTGCTCGCGGAGGACTGCGCACTGCGGCACACCAACCATCCCCCCGGCAGCGCAGGTACGGGCACGAGTACACGTGCACAGGGCAAGCGGAGCGGTCAGGCTGCCCGCCGCGAGGCGTTCTTCCAGCCGGAGCGTACGGAGACGGACCAGACCGAGCCCCCGTCCGTTCCCGCCCTGCTCCGCAAGCGGTTGTTCTACCTGCACCCGGGGCTGGTCTGGAAGGACCGCGGCGAGCGTACGCGCGGGCGGGCCGCCCGCGCCTTCCTCGAACAGGAGGAGCTCGTCCGGCCGTACGACACGAGGGGCCTGCTGGACCACGTACGGCAGGCGCTCAGCGCGAGCACCGATCTGCGGCTGCGGCTCCAGGCCCTGCGGTTCGTCTTCCGGCTGTGGGAGCCGCAGCGGTCGCTGGGCGGGACGGATGTCTCCTCGCTCGGACTGTACGTACCGTCGGCGGACGGCCGGCTGATCAGGGCGAGCGACGCCGTCTTCGGCCGGGGCTGGGGCCGCGCGTCCGCCGGTGATGACCTGGCGGTGGTGGTCGCCGCCGGGCAGGACGTGTCGAAAAGCCTCAAGGCGATCGCCGGGCGCCTCCTCGCCGCGCCCGAGGAGTTCGCCAAGCGGAGCGAGACCGAGGAGTGGCGGGCGTTCCTGCTGGCGGCCGGGGTGGCGGACGGGCTGGTCCCGGTCAGCTCCGCCGACTCCTGGAGCCGGGTGGAGCAAGGCCGGGAGCTCAGCGCCGGGCGGCTGGTCCGCATGGCCAAGGTCTCTGCCGAGGTGCGGGAGCAGTGGGAGCCGTACGTCCGCTGGCCCGGTGTCTACTACCCCCGGACGCCGTACCGGGGAACCCCCGCCTGGCGGCTCCCCGGCCAGGATGTCGTCGGACGACTCGGGCAGGAGGCCCGGCTGGCGTACGCACGGCTGGTCCTGCACGGCCTGGCCGACTGGGAGGACACGACGTTCGACAGCGTCTGGACCAGTGCCGGCAGCCAGAGTCCTCCGGACAGGGAACGGGTCCCGACCCCGCTCGGCGCCTTCGTCCGGGGGCAGCCGTGGCTCCCGGTGCGGGGCCGCGACCGGGCCGTCCGGTTCGTCCGGCCGGCCGACGCCTGGCACTGTCCGCCCGGGCTGGAGGAGGAGCCCTCGTACGCGCCGACCGTCGACCATCGGCTGCGCCACCTTCTGGAACGCGGGAAGGCGGGCGACCGCCTGCGGGAGATGCGGCTGCCGACGTGGGACGACCCGCGGGACAGCGGCCGCCTCGTCGCCGCGCTGGGACGGCTCGCGGCGCAGGGCGCGCTGGGGGCCGAGGACCGGCCGGCCGCGCAGCGCGCCAACGAACGCGCCTGGAGACACCTCGTACGGCGTCCCCGTCCCGCACTGCCCGTAGGCGCCAGTGTGCTCGCCGAGGCCGGGGACCAGTTGATCAGCGTACCGCTGTCCGCCCTGGGCGGCGGGGAGAGCGGTGAGAACGGTGATGCCCGGACCGTGCTCTACGTCAGCGGTGAACGTGACAGTCTGACGGCCCTGCTGGTACGGGAGATGGGGCGCCCCCTGCTCATCCTTCCCGGTGTTTCGGCGGGGGCCGCCGCGCTGCTGGCGGCCGGGCACCCCGCGGGCGTCCGGCACACCGACGACCTGGAGTTCACGGTGACCGTGGACGGCGCACAGGTGGATGCCGCGACTATGGGAGAGCCACTGGTCCAGCAGTTGCCCTGGCTCACGCTGGCGGTGTGCGTTCTCTGCGACCACCTGGCGCGCGGCCCCCGCGCGAGCGAGGCCGAGCTGAGCGAGCTGACGTCCCTGGTCCGGGGCATACGACTGCACCGCTACCGCTCCTGGGACATCGAGCTCGACGGCCGGCCCGTGACGCTGCCGGGCCGCCTCGGCGGAGTGCTGCCGCTGCCCGATCCGAAGCATCCGCTGGTCCTCGCCCCGGCAGGCGAGCCGGGCTGGCCGGAGACCACCCGTATCGTGGTGGCCATCGCCGAGCTGCTGGGTCGGCGGGAGTTCGGTGACCGGCTGCGCCTCGCCGCCCATCAACTCGCCTCCCGCCACGCCGACCTGCTCGACCCGGGCCACGAGGATCTCGCCGACGCCCTGGAAGTCACGGTCCGCCAGGTCGAGGAGACGAGCCGTCGGATCGACGGTGCCATCGGCGCGGTCCTGGAACGCTGCCGGCCCTTCCTCGTCCACCTGCTCGGCACACAGACGGCGAACTCGCTGCTCCTGCCGCCGCCCGGCGACACCCGGGAGTTCCAGGCTCGTCTCGAGGAGTACGCCGCCGAGCTCCCGGTCCCTGTCTCCGAGTTCATCGCCAGAGCCCGCGTGGCCCGCGGTACGGACGAACTGCGGCGCGACCTGGGCATCGGCTTCGCCGAGTTGAACGGCACCCTGCGCGCGATGGGTCTGGAACCGGTCGACCACGCCCGCGAGCACGAGGAAGCCCTCCGCGCCTACCTCGACCTGCGGAGGAAGGAACTCGTCAATCGGCTGCGCCGGGCCTTCCTGGAGGACTTCGACGCCCGCCGTCCGATGCCCGGCTGGCCCTCGGTCCGGGCCCTGGACTGGATCACCGCGCCAGAGGCATGGGCGGAGAGCGTGGACACGGCCGACACGGGGATGCTGGAAGCGCACGTGGAGGAGCAGCTGGCGCTGCGCCTGGGCCGCCCGGTTCCGTTGCCCGGAGCGGGCGAGCGCCTGCCCGCCCCCGACCAGGTACGCGGCGCGAACCTCCGCACCATCACCGGCCTGGCCACCGACCTGGTGGTCCTGGTCAGAGCGGCCGGACACCCGTTGCCCGCGGCCCTGACCGGAGCCCAGCCCGCCGAGGAGGTCACCGCGCGGCTGGAGGCCGCGGGCGCCCTGGACTTCCGCCTCCTGTCACCCACCGATGTCGTCGGCTGGCTGGCGGCCCTCGGCCAGTGGCCCGACGGGATGGCGGTGGCGACGGACCCCGAACAGCACGGTCTGTCCGAGGCCGACGTGGACCGGGTGCGCAACGCGGCGGACCACGAGCGCCGCGAACGGGAGCGCAAACGGCAGTCGATCTCCGTCGGAGGCCGCGACTTCTACGTGCCCTCCGGCGACTTCACCGCCCTCACCCACGAACTCGACCAGATCCTGCGGAGCGGCTCCGCACCAGGCATCACCGCCGCCGGGCCGCTACGCTTCACCGACCCCCGCCCCCAGAACACCCAGAACGGGCGCGCCCGGACCACCGGCCGCACGCGCGGGTACGGCGGCGGCACGGACAACAAACTGACCACGGCCCAGCGGGAGGCCATCGGATACGTCGGCGAGTGGTACGCCTACCAGTGGCTGTGCGCTCGATACCCAGACCGCGTGGACGAGACGTGCTGGGTGTCGAGCAACCGCCGCAAGGCGTTCCCCGGCCCGTCCGGCGACGACGGCCTCGGCTTCGACTTCCGGGTCGGCTCCGGCAGCCGGCCCTACCTGTACGAGGTGAAGGCGACCGGGAGTGAAGGCGGCCGCTTCGACCTGGGAGAGAGCGAGGTCCGCGCGGCCCGCCAGCACGCGGGCAACGAGCGCTGGCGCCTCCTGGTGGTCACCCACGTCCTGACCCCTCGTAAGACGGCCGTCCAGATGCTCCCCAACCCCTACGGGAAGCGCGGCCGGGGCCGCTACCGCGAGGAGGGCGGGGCGCTGCGCTTCTCGTACACGCTCTGACCCCTTGGCGTGCACCCCCAGCACGAGAGGAGCCGGGATTGTCCGGGGCCGCGCCGGACGGCCGGGCTGGGCATCTCGGCCAGGAAGCGGCGACACCGAACTACACACGAAAGCCGCGAAGGGCGACTGGACACACGGATGAGTGGCGTACCCGGACGTCCCACGGCTTCAGCACCGCTGTAGCGTTGTCCGCAAGCGATCAGGGGGATTCAGTGACGAGGTCCTTGCACTTCAGCTGGGAACCGAGTGGCTACGGCTGGGCGACGTGCAGGATCTGGGACGGCTCGACGAAGCACCGGGACAGCGTCAGCTACTGCACAAACGCGCTCGCCGACTTGTTGGAAGGCGTGACGGGCCTCTACGGGCCGCATGGCACCCAGCGGTTCTCGTTCGACCTCGAACCGGCAGAGGCGCGGTGGATTCTTCGTCGCCGAAACAGCGACGTGCACAACCAACGGGGCCTCACGGCGCAGACAAAAGCTGAGCCAAAACCGCCTCTTGCGCGCAGAGCCAGCCATCGGTGGGGGCCGGTCCTTCGTGCCGTCTGGCGGGTTGACAGCTCTGGGCGGTGAAGAGGGATTCCTGACATCGCTGCCCGGCGTCGGCGCCAGAACCGCCACAGTTCTCCTGGTCACCGTCGGCGACGGCACCAGCTCCCCCACCGCCGCCCCCCTGGCCTCCTACGCCGGCCTCACCCTCTCGGCCTGGCCCGGCAGCGCGTCACCGTCCTGTCCGCCATGCTCCGAGACAGAACCTTCCAGGAATCACGCCACCCCGGGGCAGAGGCACCCCCGCGAAACCTGAACCACCCCACGGCACGTGTGGAGCCGCTGCGAAGGTGGGGGTGTGAACTCGGCTTTCAGACCTCCACCGCACTGCCTCCCGCGACCCGTGCCGACCACCCCGCGCGGAAAATCCCGTGCACCGGCCCCGCATCCGGTGTCATCGTGTGGCGCATGGCAGGTATCGAGGTGCTTCTGATCGGCGGCCGGTCCGGCGTGGGCAAGACCACGGTCGCCATGGAGGCGTCCGTCCTCCTACGGGACGCCGGCGTCGCCCACTGCCTCGTCGAGGGCGATCTCCTCGACCACGTCCACCCCGCGCCCCCGGACGATCCCTTCCGCTCCGGCATCAC
This sequence is a window from Streptomyces rubradiris. Protein-coding genes within it:
- a CDS encoding sacsin N-terminal ATP-binding-like domain-containing protein, whose protein sequence is MPRNARAEQLREYGRSVLAGARSKQVLRMARQVNAASYTSAREYAGRSLFELLQNGYDAHPRDRRDGRIHVLLDEAEGEWGTLYVANGGTPFTWRNVERVCELAQSSKDVGEGIGNKGVGFRSILLISDSPEVYSADPDGPLGPELDGYCFRFAQRADVEEFLAGEDNAHEVAATYPPLQAPLPLDDVPATCRQLAAEGYVTVVRLPLLSEAARAEVRLRMRELAGAKVPVMLFLDRLAGLTLERRATGDEAGERHELTRWEEPFAAQDGAGHEFPVSFATVRLGASGTFLVARGTVEKERLNSTLAEAVGARLLDDTWQEWKRPAVVEVALPLPVPRRPRRGQIYTFLPMGGDQAAPFPGHMNAPFFTDFDRTGLPFDNPLNVLLLDAVAETCLVAAAVLRGVPDPSMRQLSVDLVSWESEKGSPERLRAAALRVHGSELAEVPLVPVLASDGAPPEAAWAPPRDAVLWPDLDLAVLTAHRAHEAGIVVADPGTGGDRLKRLATLCKALACPWEPGPENLAEYVERIAQGLPLPRPGEPPEQWSALYVDLAALFEEDGRVLRGRRLLLAEDCALRHTNHPPGSAGTGTSTRAQGKRSGQAARREAFFQPERTETDQTEPPSVPALLRKRLFYLHPGLVWKDRGERTRGRAARAFLEQEELVRPYDTRGLLDHVRQALSASTDLRLRLQALRFVFRLWEPQRSLGGTDVSSLGLYVPSADGRLIRASDAVFGRGWGRASAGDDLAVVVAAGQDVSKSLKAIAGRLLAAPEEFAKRSETEEWRAFLLAAGVADGLVPVSSADSWSRVEQGRELSAGRLVRMAKVSAEVREQWEPYVRWPGVYYPRTPYRGTPAWRLPGQDVVGRLGQEARLAYARLVLHGLADWEDTTFDSVWTSAGSQSPPDRERVPTPLGAFVRGQPWLPVRGRDRAVRFVRPADAWHCPPGLEEEPSYAPTVDHRLRHLLERGKAGDRLREMRLPTWDDPRDSGRLVAALGRLAAQGALGAEDRPAAQRANERAWRHLVRRPRPALPVGASVLAEAGDQLISVPLSALGGGESGENGDARTVLYVSGERDSLTALLVREMGRPLLILPGVSAGAAALLAAGHPAGVRHTDDLEFTVTVDGAQVDAATMGEPLVQQLPWLTLAVCVLCDHLARGPRASEAELSELTSLVRGIRLHRYRSWDIELDGRPVTLPGRLGGVLPLPDPKHPLVLAPAGEPGWPETTRIVVAIAELLGRREFGDRLRLAAHQLASRHADLLDPGHEDLADALEVTVRQVEETSRRIDGAIGAVLERCRPFLVHLLGTQTANSLLLPPPGDTREFQARLEEYAAELPVPVSEFIARARVARGTDELRRDLGIGFAELNGTLRAMGLEPVDHAREHEEALRAYLDLRRKELVNRLRRAFLEDFDARRPMPGWPSVRALDWITAPEAWAESVDTADTGMLEAHVEEQLALRLGRPVPLPGAGERLPAPDQVRGANLRTITGLATDLVVLVRAAGHPLPAALTGAQPAEEVTARLEAAGALDFRLLSPTDVVGWLAALGQWPDGMAVATDPEQHGLSEADVDRVRNAADHERRERERKRQSISVGGRDFYVPSGDFTALTHELDQILRSGSAPGITAAGPLRFTDPRPQNTQNGRARTTGRTRGYGGGTDNKLTTAQREAIGYVGEWYAYQWLCARYPDRVDETCWVSSNRRKAFPGPSGDDGLGFDFRVGSGSRPYLYEVKATGSEGGRFDLGESEVRAARQHAGNERWRLLVVTHVLTPRKTAVQMLPNPYGKRGRGRYREEGGALRFSYTL
- a CDS encoding NACHT domain-containing protein, which gives rise to MGRWYVLLTVLCAGGALALSQRYGLDTPGTAVTLLITVPPAYLAWKAFLHDRADASRATDLGTVADHLAEAVKIQWDAEARIRRINDPYPLPVAWRAADIDLIEDWGLLTDIALSLPGCPPSDLADRPTGPDVLAGNGAEIGDVFSRRVPTRRLLVLGSPGAGKTVLLLRLLADLIDRRTPHDPVPVLFSLASWNPDLQELDAWMAEQLRQNHPGLTVPWASAPSSRRPADLAQALLEHRLVLPILDGFDEIPPALQAPALDAVNRALPLEQPMVLASRTPQYRSALTRGGIIVRLNGAAGIQLLPLEQAEAAAYLRRDAGGAHTAAAERWSGVAELLGGDTPVGQALSTPLGLFLARTIYNPRPGPANHAAPPPDPGRLCDTTAFPTRAAVLGHLFDAFIPAAYAATDREPARWSAERAHRTLVFLARHLETNRAGSPDLAWWELHHALPPRTRRRAVGLAAGLPAGTMFGLPFVVLGGYPDGLRGGSVIGGTIGLIFTLAGFMDPPAAPAVRLRWSLRGFASGLSIGLLTGLGTGLLVGLFDSPLAGLRAGITIGSGVGAVAAYTGALSAANPDLTVEVGPATVLARDRRTFGQIILTAVLGLVPAWTALLGLSEDDGLTSGTVVDAAFFGTLFGLAGGLATGLTVTAWGTFTVTRAHLGLRQRIPRDLLAFLKDAHETRGVLRQVGAVYQFRHIDLQRHLGQQLPSGGTDPAPRQGRP